tattattattattattattacactataaaaaaaaacaaggtaAGTCCAGGTGGTGTAGGTGATAAAATTATCGGTGTTAAATCTCAAAACCAAaagtggtgttaaaataacaccaccgccggtgtaaatattctttaccgatgttaaaaaaaatgtccgatattaaaatattttatgatactgaagcttgctgacgtctaataattttcgtattttttctaaaaatgataaattataagaaaaaaaaatattcaaaaaattgcacctctagcttttttaattttctatatgtgcatatttttagttttttttttttcataattgatttgttgaaaaataaactagaaaattgttaatttgtgaatatttttacatacttGATCAGTATAGTTAAATatagtgtttttattaattaattaaattacatttttttattccaatttttttttttcaatttctaacgtggaattttttttttacactgatttaacaccagtattttaacaccgcgaAATTATACCGGCGTTacttcattttaacaccgctcttttattattgtgataaatttatagttaagTAACATATTTTCTTagacgaataaaatttatctcataAGTTTAAGAATGAAAGATATAACATGTTTATGctgataagaattttttatgaccctaataataaaattatttaagtaggTCAATGGGACTAAACTTACGGAAATGATTAAgctttacatttattaatttaaaaacaatttttttaaatatatatagtttgtaaataattttgtcagTCTAAGTGTGATAAATGTCAAGACTAAATTAATCATCAGGGTCGCCATGAATTCTCAGATGATATACGATGCAGTCACAATGAGGGACCGCCGCCCTAATgttacataaaatttctttaccaaaaattatgacattaaattaataagaaacaCTATAAACGTAAACACTTATACTACTGTATATGTTAATGTATATCACAAGTCGTGCACACTAACGAGTAAAAAGAGGCGTGACGTTAAAGTTAAGCTGCTAAGCTACTGGATTGAACTTTCTGTGAGCTCTGAGCTCTGAACTCAACTCAACTCTTAGTAAAGACGACTAAGATGAAGACGAAGACGATGAAGACGAACAAGTAACTCGGTTGTATGTCACGACAGACTCATCTCACCTCAGCTAACTAATTAACTCCAAAAAAGATTAATTATCGACACTTAAACTCCTAAAActctcaattaattaaatccaatactttgataaaattgaatatttacgtgaaatattttatgcatgaaagttttaatatatttattataaataataattaaggaGCGATTGTTTGCGCAAGGTATCGGATAATGATATTATCCGAGTATTAACAAACAGTAATCAGGTTGTAAGTATGCTGGGATAATTAGCTCGGCTCTTAGGaattgagtaataaaatttgagagACTGAATAGAAATGTGCGTTGTAAGCTAAATAGACTCAGGTGAAATGGCTATTTGTTAAATGCAACGCCGGGTTTGCATAAGTACCGGGTAGCCCGCATTAAGTTAGTTACGCTTAAATGCAAATTGGTTTGTTAATCGATCTGTATAGACCTTGAAACCTACGGCATAATGGACCCCCTGTATACACCCCAGCTTATCTGCTCATGCATATCTTTAACAATCGGCTaccctttttatttttacccttTTACTCCTTTAAGGCCTCAAACTACGACATTGTAATTCTTAATTAAActgatgatttaaatttacttatcacagtattgtaattttacaaaaattgtcTTAAtgcttcattaaaaattacaattagattttttttaattcattatccTTGAACACAttcgttactttttttttgctgattaaaaaaatactttaaaaaattcaaaattaattttttttttacttttcaactCAATCATAGGGTAAGTTGGCCAATAAATAACTTCTTCCTCCTGatttattgaaagaaatataaaaaaaaatattgataaatttttttatactattttacttatttacattaatatttataaggaattccaaaaaaaaaaaatataataatattttgaaaattggtAGTATTTGAAGGcgagtttatttgaatattgaaactccgaatcggagtgaatgcagattaaaatgaaatccagatgtccgaaatcactccgctAAAAAGACAAACTCTACATTCACGCCGTATgcggaattatttttttttaatccgaaagtccgagtgacggagtgaattctgatttaaataaaatccttaatcattccgaattcactcccaattttttatagtgtaagATAACTGAGTCAGTTAATGAATGGTCATATTCTTTAATATTCTAATATAGAAGGAggcaaaaaaattagaattgaAGATCTAAAAGTTGTGAATCGAACAACAATGaagtattttgtttatataattgtcattaaaatctatatgatgtgggtaaaaattaaataatcttcATTTACTAATCGGGTTTATTCCCCTGATTCAAGAATCTCATTTGGAATGATTCAATCTCTGCTaaagtgtatatctataaaGTGTATATATAGTCAATTTTGCCAACTTTGAATTGTTTCGGATcgtgtttgaattatttaaaattagattTCTGAATGAGGGTCACTGGACCAATCACtttatttccaataaatgacaaaatattttagtggATGCTATGTTTAAACATTacattaaattctttttaaaatatttttttcgtcagaattaataaaaattttggtacttTTTATCAGaacataaaatattctttgtaaaatttatcaaaatattttctatccAATCATTGGTCAAGTTACCCTAcatctatttaaaatttttcaataaaaaatcaagaaaaaaaatcaaatttcgtaacttttaaaattttttaaaacagggTCAATTTTCCCATGTTttggatatttattatttttcaatcgctgggatatatttaaatttttatggaaatatataaaaattatgaataaatgattCGATTAAAATAGTGAACGATGCTGGGATCTATAAATCGAAGCTTAAACTAAAATTCCATCAACATTGACTACAGATGataataaacatatttttattaaaaatatattaagcgacgtataaaattaaatttttaaataattatttaatttttatcaattgttaattataattaaaaatgtaaatttttttgagtgaataaaaaataacgaaaaaaagtgTTTTCTTTAAAGATTGAAGCCTTACTTGCCGCCAGTAAAACAGCCACAGAAAATTAGTCGTCATATAGTCATAGTCatatgtgatatatatatatatatatatatatatatatatatatatatatatatgtatacagagTGATAATAAACATAACGTTGTCAGtgatagttttttaataatcatttaaattttgaaaatggaAAGCGAaactataatttcaaattcaccGTCATATCTATCAATGAGTAAGacattttcatattaaatattcataaatattagtatatatataattcatgtacaaaatgtatttttatatacattcataTGGCAGTTTAGGTTATCAGTTATCACAAAACTATTCTGTCATTTCCTTagttaattatcaacattattgttattgtaaataattactagtCGTGTAATTTATGCCCTTCACTAAAACAATTCaatgaattttgttttataataattaactattttttattaatttttaaacaataaaaaattttgtttaaattaataaaattaattacagtatGGGGAGCAATTGCATCAGTTGGTTGGTACATTATCGCTGCAATTGTAGTTTCATTTTGGGCATCACCGTACATTGAAGAGAAATATAAATCTTGGAAGCAAAAGAAAGATGATGAAGAATACTCTGCTAAATACcacaaaagtattaaatattttttcatgataccagcatcgaaacttgaagtttcaatgtctctacagccagtcgaaaatatataatttcagtACAACACCGCGAACAAATATTAGAATATGCGTAAATTTCTTATCCACTTACCTCCACTATTAGAAAACAAGTCTACACACTgttactagaaaaatttttttcctttacttttatgtcttagaagacttctctgaaaattctagacaaatcctagacatatcctagagaagtcttagagaaatttttttcctttacttttatatctGAGAAAacttctctgaaaatcctagacaaatcctagagaaaacttagaaaaatttatttctttaaaaatcctatagatatcctagacaaatcctagagaaaacttagaaaaatttatttctttaaaaatcctagagatatcctagacaaatcctagagaaatcctagagaaaacttagaaaaatttctctctttaaaaatcctagagatatcctagacaaatcctagagaaaacttagaaaaatttatttctttaaaaatcctatagatatcctagacaaattaagtttcataaaaattagtgtgaataataaatattatttatagtttctgcataattataaattacaaatgacAATTTACGCTTACGCTAATagttgatcacaccattgctcttaaattaacttgtatCTGACTAGCTACTGGCTATGAAACTTTAAGTTCTATGCaggaaatcataaaaattatagtatgtAACTCAAGGTGAAACACGATTTCAAACTGCGGATGATATCAGCCTTCGCCTACAGCTTGGCCGTCAACTTCACCCTGGTCTGAAATCGTTTCGTTTCATCTCCTGTGAAACAATAtactatataatttattttaccatttaactttaaaataaaatatcaattaatattactgATAACTCTAGATCCAGATTTATTTGAAGAGCGAACGAGAGCCATTGAAGCTGCACGACAACGAATGCAGCAACAATATCTTGAGCGAACTGAACTTGCCAAGCAGCAAGAAGAAGAGGTTACTTTTtgatttacaaatataaatatataaatattaatgaatatatttaaattaaattatgattattatattgtaGAAGAAAAGATTAAAACAAGAACAAGTGATGAAATTACTGAAAGATGCTGAAGGCGGAAATAGATTAGGAACTAGTGACCAATCTTCTTCATCCAAATCGAGTTTCCGTGACGGTACTGATTATTTTCTCAATActccaaaattaatttttaattaacttctaagtctactatttatttacagaatACAATCCACTGATGGGAGAATCCAGCCGTGGATATCGGGCTCCAAAACGCAGCTGCTGTGGCAAAAAAtgtggataaaaaatttcaaatttaatttcggtgattttttatacaaagataattttattgaacatttatttcaatcgtttctatagaaaaaaaaaaaattaaacaataaagttaatttaaatctcgAATAAAGCATCAATCTAATAAATCGCACTATcataatatatgttatattaattaataaataaacttaaattacaaatataatatgaaaatagttatttgataaattacatattGTGTCAATGAGCAAGTCAACAtgtatgtaatatatttacattactGTACAGTTATCTTCAAaggcattctcagacagtgctctcactttttttcaataaatattcaatgaatttCAATCTAATGaccatattaaaattttgataattaattaaaaaaaaattaagtatagTTTATATATCAATCAGGAGTTAGAGAAAATTTGGAagataaatttcagtaaaatcttcatgtcaattttaaaatttgaatattttagaCTACAAGTTATTtcacaaatttcgtttaactccgAATTGATAACGACTGTGAGtagtttgtttttaaatctGTCTGCGGGATTGGAACTGCGTtgcccttttttcaattaaggttttatctttttttttttaataattatcaaaattttaataatcctTACTATTgagtcattaaatatttttaaaaattggtggCGCTGAGAATGCctttaaactattatttaaaaaacgataattattatatatttttaaggaCATTTTCAGACAGTGTcccccattttttaaaaatacgcaATGGCTTTTAATTGTCGCAAccgtatttaaattaattaaattaattaaaagaaattaaaacctcagttaaaaaaaggacaacgtaaTAGTAATTTCTCaaagacataaaattaaaaaaaaaaatactcatagATATTATCTATTAGGAGTCgaacaaaatttgttgaataaatgttagcctacaaaatttgaaaattttagttatataattgacatgaagattttactgatatttattttacaaatttcgtttaactcccaATTGATATTAActgaaagtaatatttttaaaaatctatatcagCGAAATTGTCCTTTTCCTAATTAatacttgactttttttttaattaattgataaaattttgaatcatgtATAACAATTGTCAttgaaaattcttaaaaagtgGGAACCACTGTTTGAGAATGTCCTTAATTACCTATTGTAGCCTAGTAACCAAACTTGTCATTTAAACTAGTCCGTCCATCGCCAGATTGATTGGAAGGCGGCACCCAAGTGGAATAATCAACGCTATGAATATCTTCGTCATAAGATTTCTTACTTTCTTTAGCCGCCTTCTCAGCCCTCTTCTGCGCGCGCTtcatatttttcttctttcttctCAGGAGCTCAGCTTCCGATAATTCCTCATCTTTTTTCTCCGTCTTCTTACTCTCTTCTTGCTCAATTTTTCCTTCAAATGCTTTATTCTCTTCAATCTTCTTTTCTTCGACACTCTCTTGCTCATCAGCCTCATCACCCTGCTTAAGCTCTTTCTGAATGACAGCAATCTCTTCGCTCTTGATCAGCCCGTACCGACTCTTGGACACTTTCCTCTCTTCATCTTCCACCAACTTACAAACCAAACTGTCATCATCGTCAGTTCTGCGTCGTTTTTCTATCTCTGGCTTCTCTACCTGGTCTTCCACTGCTGAACTAGAAACCAACGACGGCAAGTTTGCTGGTTTAGCAAAATCAACCAACTTCTTCAGGTTCTCTTCTTCTTTCTTCAATTGCTGCAACTGGGACTTCATTTTCAAAATGTCACTCTTATTTAAGACAGCAGAGCTCAAATTCGACATAAAAGCATCAAGAGCATCTTCATTTGAATCTGAATCAACCCCACGCTTGGTGTCCTGATGTTTCTTCAGCTTTACTTCAATCTCCTTTATTTCTTTCGTAACTCCAGACAATTTTTCCACCAACGTCGAGTAAGTTTCAGCCTTAGTCTCCAATTTACCAGCATTGCGCATCCTCTGTTCGCGTTTGCGTTCAACGGTACCAGTCCTATCTAGGAAATTGTCTTCATCAGAGTCATAAAAATCTTCCTCCTCCCAATTACGTGATTTGCGTTTGCGTCCTTCGTGCGTGGCCTGTCTCAGCAATCCGTATCTGTCTAAAACTCTACATGCCTCAGTAGCGCACTGGATAACTGACTCTTTCTTCTTGCCCTTTACCAAAGCTTCCGCACGTACGTTGCGACCTACCGCCGCTTCAATAGGCAAGTCGACCCAGCATAGAAACTGCCCGACTCCTCTCTCCTCAGTCTGGTACTGCAAGTCAAAACCTTCGCGCTCGAACCATCCTCTGAGCGTTTTCTTGGGGTCGTCAAGAAACAATTCTTCATTATTAGTCATAGCATAAGGATTCTCAGTCATGTCAGTCTCTTCGTCAGCATCTTCACCCATCCCCCAGTCTATTCCATCagcttcttctttttcttttctcaGCCGCTCCATTTCTTCGAACATCTGCTGGCGTTCTCGTTCTTCTTTCTCCCGTTCCATTAACTCCTGTCGGCGCATCTCCTTCAATTGCGTCACCGTGTACTCGGACTCCTGCTCCTCTTCCTCAACGGGTGTCTGCACAATAAATTTACGCTGACTGCACCCGAATCTTAGCATGTGTCCACCTTGGAGCTTGACGTAGGTCTTGGGCCTTATGCGGCAGCCGTTCCAAAAAGTCCCGTGGGTGCTTTCGAGGTCGTACAGATAAAATCCCGGGCCGTTTTTTTCATCCCCGTTGACGCGGTACTGGAGAATCGCGTGGTACCGCGAGATTGTCGGGTGCGCAAGTGGGATATCGCAGACCGGAAGACGTCCAATCACGTGGAAACTTTTGTTCGTTAGATCTATAGTGTCCAATATCACTCCTGACTTTAATACTTCAACTTTGTAGTCACCGGAGGGACTTCCTCCCCATGCTGGTTCTTTGTAAGGCAACGGTAGTTGTTGCTTGTGATCCTGAGTTGATACTTTCGGTGGTTCTATTGACTCTGATATTATTTCTGGTTCATCAGAGCTGTCAGATGTTGATTGAACTGCTACTGAAGCTACTTGAGATGCTTTTCCATTCGATAGTATGCGTATCGATCCTGTCTTACCTCGACGAGGACCAATTAATAGCGCTGGCTTTTTAAATGCTCCTTGACCAGGTAATTCATCTGTTGACTTCAATGCTTCTGGGTCTACTTTAGACTCATCAAGCTTTAGATCTTGGTTTGATTTTAATTGATCTTCAGTTTCTAAACTATGATCTGGCTTTGATTCATCAACTGACATTGGAACTGTATTTGATTCTGACTCTACAGACTTGGAATCTTGTTTTAAATCTGACGGAATCATTTCGTCAGCCTTTTCATTACTGATTTTATCAGCAGAatcatcattaaattttttaatctcttcAGAATTAACCTCCATAATTGTCTGTTTTTAAGaatcaattattgatattttaaaagaataaataaaagcaataGGTTATAATTCCttaccattaaatttttaaattaaatgacactaaatatataaactcagtctatatatttgttattcatatatttataaatattgaactttacagaatttaaaagtatttattaaataaatatcaacgcaattattaaactaaacGATTATAAAGGGAGCGCGACGTAAATGTAAACTGTA
Above is a window of Microplitis demolitor isolate Queensland-Clemson2020A chromosome 1, iyMicDemo2.1a, whole genome shotgun sequence DNA encoding:
- the LOC103580113 gene encoding uncharacterized protein LOC103580113; translated protein: MESETIISNSPSYLSMIWGAIASVGWYIIAAIVVSFWASPYIEEKYKSWKQKKDDEEYSAKYHKNPDLFEERTRAIEAARQRMQQQYLERTELAKQQEEEKKRLKQEQVMKLLKDAEGGNRLGTSDQSSSSKSSFRDEYNPLMGESSRGYRAPKRSCCGKKCG
- the LOC103580112 gene encoding kanadaptin; amino-acid sequence: MTIMEVNSEEIKKFNDDSADKISNEKADEMIPSDLKQDSKSVESESNTVPMSVDESKPDHSLETEDQLKSNQDLKLDESKVDPEALKSTDELPGQGAFKKPALLIGPRRGKTGSIRILSNGKASQVASVAVQSTSDSSDEPEIISESIEPPKVSTQDHKQQLPLPYKEPAWGGSPSGDYKVEVLKSGVILDTIDLTNKSFHVIGRLPVCDIPLAHPTISRYHAILQYRVNGDEKNGPGFYLYDLESTHGTFWNGCRIRPKTYVKLQGGHMLRFGCSQRKFIVQTPVEEEEQESEYTVTQLKEMRRQELMEREKEERERQQMFEEMERLRKEKEEADGIDWGMGEDADEETDMTENPYAMTNNEELFLDDPKKTLRGWFEREGFDLQYQTEERGVGQFLCWVDLPIEAAVGRNVRAEALVKGKKKESVIQCATEACRVLDRYGLLRQATHEGRKRKSRNWEEEDFYDSDEDNFLDRTGTVERKREQRMRNAGKLETKAETYSTLVEKLSGVTKEIKEIEVKLKKHQDTKRGVDSDSNEDALDAFMSNLSSAVLNKSDILKMKSQLQQLKKEEENLKKLVDFAKPANLPSLVSSSAVEDQVEKPEIEKRRRTDDDDSLVCKLVEDEERKVSKSRYGLIKSEEIAVIQKELKQGDEADEQESVEEKKIEENKAFEGKIEQEESKKTEKKDEELSEAELLRRKKKNMKRAQKRAEKAAKESKKSYDEDIHSVDYSTWVPPSNQSGDGRTSLNDKFGY